A stretch of the Medicago truncatula cultivar Jemalong A17 chromosome 5, MtrunA17r5.0-ANR, whole genome shotgun sequence genome encodes the following:
- the LOC11417056 gene encoding uncharacterized protein, with amino-acid sequence MNSSNSPIFLPFLFFFAISSFLALGQQTEDSENGHGFGRRVLMSFKEKPSGSNLTFDCAPSGPCVPCIYSEKGDEKYRCSETGYRIPFKCEELKDSTKDAKKTKPQKNRSTLEISNSSAKPHIVEHVYGELITSQSQRTLLDDSSASDNKSQAYVTYRSCIPADTEEKLSVLGFESVVIFLLLISGSFIYLRKKKAAAMSGYVAAGRGQTNSRY; translated from the exons atgaattcatcaaattcaccaatttttcttccatttttgttCTTCTTCGCCATTTCTTCATTTCTCGCTTTAGGTCAACAAAC CGAAGATTCTGAAAATGGACATGGATTTGGACGCAGAGTTCTTATGAGTTTCAAAGAAAAACCTTCAGGAAGTAATCTTACCTTTGATTGCGCTCCTTCTGGTCCTTGTGTTCCCTGCATCTACTCTGAAAag GGTGATGAGAAATATCGCTGTAGTGAGACAGGGTACCGAATTCCATTCAAATGTGAAGAGCTTAAAGATTCAACGAAGGATGCTAAGAAAACAAAACCTCAGAAAAATCGGTCTACTTTGGAAATTTCTAATAGTAGTGCAAAACCTCATATAGTTGAACATGTTTATGGAGAGCTCATAACTTCGCAGTCACAGAGAACATTACTGGATGATTCTTCTGCTTCAGATAATAAGTCACAGGCTTATGTCACTTATAGAAGCTGTATACCTGCAGATACTGAAGAGAAGTTGTCAGTGCTTGGTTTTGAG AGTGTTGTGATTTTCTTGTTGCTCATTAGCGGATCATTCATATACCTGAGAAAAAAGAAGGCGGCTGCCATGTCCGGTTATGTTGCAGCAGGAAGGGGTCAGACAAACTCTCGGTATTGA